A window of the Henckelia pumila isolate YLH828 chromosome 3, ASM3356847v2, whole genome shotgun sequence genome harbors these coding sequences:
- the LOC140890156 gene encoding transcription factor MYB114-like: MSSNPEGKKRGAWSKEEDILLKKCIEIYGEGRWYLVPLRAGLNRCRKSCRLRWVNYLSPNIKRGTFSADEVDLLARLHKLLGNRWSLIAGRIPGRTANDVKNFWNSHMAPKMSSSLKTSKPVEKTVIIKPKPHKLSNNEPQQNPQRCINVLDTEETNKINGVTSFSIQETEKSLAQDNRLTDPKYSLFSMDFWKSFGFDDVNSYV; this comes from the exons ATGAGCAGTAATCCTGAAGGAAAGAAGAGAGGTGCATGGAGTAAAGAAGAAGATATACTGTTGAAGAAATGTATTGAAATTTATGGAGAAGGGAGATGGTATTTAGTTCCTCTCAGAGCAG GGTTAAACAGATGTAGAAAGAGTTGTAGATTGAGATGGGTAAATTATCTGAGTCCAAATATTAAAAGGGGTACTTTTAGCGCAGATGAAGTGGATCTTTTGGCAAGGCTTCATAAGCTCTTAGGAAACAG GTGGTCATTGATTGCTGGTAGAATTCCAGGACGAACTGCAAATGATGTGAAGAATTTTTGGAACAGCCACATGGCGCCGAAGATGTCATCTTCTCTAAAAACAAGTAAACCAGTTGAGAAAACAGTAATTATAAAACCAAAACCTCATAAGCTATCAAATAATGAgccacaacaaaatccgcagaGGTGTATCAATGTTCTAGACACAGAAGAAACAAACAAGATCAATGGAGTGACCTCATTTTCGATTCAGGAGACTGAAAAATCACTTGCCCAAGATAATCGTCTGACTGATCCAAAATATAGTTTATTCTCTATGGATTTTTGGaaatcgtttggatttgatgaTGTCAATTCATATGTGTGA